AAAGTATCATTTGAATCATATTTTTCAATTAATTCAATCTTTTTATTTCTTATTACGGGCTTTAAAATAGAGATTGTTTTTTCACATATTGTTTTTACAGAAATCTCTTTTTTATTTTTTACTGGCTTATAAAAGTTTCTAAAATCATCAATTGTTGTAGATAAAACATTAATTAAATCTTCAATATTCTCAAAGTTTTCTTTTAGAAAATTTTTAAACTCTTCTTGCTCTTTTTTTATTTCTAAGTTGAATTTATTTAAAAGAATTTTTAACTTTATATCTGTTACCATAGAGTTTATTGTTGCAAGAGGTTGTCTCCATTGATGTGCAATCATCGAAATCATCTCTCCCATTTGGGCAAGTTTTGATTGGTGAAGCATTAATTGATCTTTTTCTCTATTTTTTAATACTTCTTCTTCAACTCTTTCTTCAAGTGAGTTATTAAGTTCTTTTAGTTGATTTCTTCTTTCATAAAGCTCATTTGTCATCTTATAGAAGTTATTAGCTAAAGTATCTATCTCTTTGATATTTGTTTCCTCAGGTTTGCTGATTCTTTTTTCTGCATCAAAATGATGAGTTTCTTTTGCTAATAAAGAGATAGGATTTGCAATTAGATTAGTTATCTCTTTTATTTTTCTACTTAAAAACATAAAAAACAGTAAATAAAATAATATCATCCCAAAGATAGCTATAAAACCAATTTTTTTTGATATTTGGTCTAATTCATTTACTGGTTCAAAAACTTTTTCTTTATCTACAAAAATAAATAGTTTCCAGTTTGTTTGTTCAATTTTAGATTGAGTAATAATATATTCATGTTCATTTATAGTTGTAAAAGCTAAATTTTGTTCATCATTTTTAAACTCTTGAAAATATTTTTTTAGTTTTTCATTTTTATAAATATTAAATTCATCTGGTTTTAGATTTGTATCATTTATCACTTTTTCATAATTATGAGAAGTAAGTTCTTTTATATTTAAGATTTTTTCAATCTCTTTAGGCATAGCAAGGATTAAGCCATCTTCTCCCACTAACATAGCAGAAGCATTCCAAGGAAGATTTAAATTTAAAACATTTTTAACAAACTTATCAATAGTTACATCAAGCCCTGTAACACCTTCTAAAAAATCATTGTTATAAATAGGAACAATACAACTTACCATCCAACCTTGACCTGCTGGGTCTAAATAAGCACTTGTCCATTTTGTTTTTCGTTGGGGATTATGTTTTTCATCTGCTTCATAATAGAAATTATAGTTTTGCATTTTTATATCAGCAGGATATTGAGAATATACATTTTCTATGAAAGGATAAAGTCTATTCATTTGGTCATAACTATTAAAATATGCAGCAACAATTAGTTCATTACTATCAACTAAATATTTTAGTTGTTCATCAAAAGCCTCTGTAAAAATGGCTTTTTCTCTTTGCTCTTTGCCTATTTTAGTAGTTGCACCATATAAAAGACTTGCTCCACCATTATTATTTACTTTATAAAAAGTATTATTATCAGCAAATGCAAATTCAGGAGCAATACTATTTTTTAAAAATCTCTCTTTATTTTTAAATATCAGTTGTTGTTTATATTGTGCCATATAAGCAAAGTCACTTATCTCTCTTAATTGATAGTTAATCTCTTGAGTCTCTTTTTTTGATCTAGTAATCAAATTTGTTTTTATCTCTTCAGAAAGAAGTGTTTTACTATTATTAACCATATACTTGCTAATACCAAAATATAAAACTAAAAGAGTAACTTCAATTACGATAAGAGGTACTAAAGCTGTCTTAAAATATGTATTATAAAGAATAGATTTTAGAGTTGATACTTTTTTCATTAAATCTCTTCTAAGGGTTTACTTAAATAATAACCTTGAAATTCATCAATTCCTATTTTTAAAAGTTTTTCATAAATACTTTCAGATAAGACAAATTCAGCTACAGTTTTTATATTGGTCTCTTTAGCAAAAGTAATTACAGCTTTAACAATGGCAAAAGATTTATAGTTATAATTTATCTCTTTAATTAAAGAGCCATCAATTTTTACATAATCAAAATCCATATTGATTATTTGACTTAAGTTTGAATAACCTGTTCCAAAATCATCTAAAGCGATTGAAACACCATATTTTCTAAATCTTTTAATAAACCTATCAATAATAGTATAGTCTTCAATTTCATATGTTTCTAATAGTTCAAAAACAAATCTTTTTCCTAAAGAGGCATCTTTTATAAATTTATCTTCTAAATAATCACAAAATGTTTTACTTAAAATATCTTCATATGAGATATTAAATGAAAATTTCTTATCACATTTTTCCATTACTTTAAATACTTTTTCAAGCATTAAGAAATTTAATCTATCAAATTCATTTATACTAATAGCAATATCTATAAACTCATTTGGGTAGTAGATTTTATCTTCAGCATTTGATTTTATTCTCATTAAGATTTCATATTTTATAATCTCTTTATTTCTATTATAAATTGGCTGATAAACAGGAAAAACACTGTTCTCTTTTATTGCCATTGAAATAACTTCTTTAATTTTAAGATTTACAAGGTCATTATCTTTTGTATCTATCTCTTTTGTATAAATTTTATATTTTTGATTATGGTTTTTTGCATATTTTAAAGCCATTTTTGCAGTTGAAATAAGGTTTTCTTGTTGTTCACAACTTGCTCCAATGCTATATGAAAAAATACTTTCATCAAGTTTTTCAATTAAATTATTTTTTTCTTTTTCTAAATTTTGGCTAAATAAATATGCAAATTTATTTGTTCCTTTTCTATAAAGAGAATTTTTTTCACTAATTTTATTTTTAATTGTGTCTATTAACTCTTTTAAGATCTCATCACTTTTATCAATCCCATAAATTGATTGAATATTTTCTAAGTTTGTAAGTTCAATTATTAGTAGATTTTTGTGATTTGTCTCTTTTATATCTTTATGAAGAGCATGAATATTTTTTAATTTTGTAATATTATCTATTTCACTTAGTTGTAAATGTGTCTTTTCTAAATCTATTTTTTCATGTATCTCTTTTGCAGTTTTTTCTAAAACTTCAAAAAATCTATCGGTACTAACTGGTTTTTGAATAAAATATTTAATACCTAATTCAATCAATGACTCTAATTTTTCAGAATCATTATAAGCTGAAATAATTAGTATCATTTGCTTTTTATTGATTTTCAAAATCTCTTTTGAAAGTTCAATTCCACTCATATATGGCATGTTTATATCAGAAATAACTAAATCATAAGTTTGATTACAGTTATTCTCTTCCACATATTTTTCAAAAGCTTTTTTACTATTAGTATATGCATCAACCTTTTTAAAGATACTGTTTAAGATTGAAGTATTTACCTCATTTAACTTTTCGTCATCTTCAACATAAAGCACTTTTAAGTTTTCGCATAACTTTATTAGTTCATTTATATTACACATTTCTTTCATAATTATATTATATACTAAAAAAGTATCTAAATAGTATTAAAAATGATAATAGAAATTTTATTTTATTATCAATGTTTATATACAATACATAAAATAAAAAATTATAAAAGGAAAATATAAATGTCAACAAAAAATAGTGTACTAATCTCAATTGGTTTTATAATAGGATTATCAATTATGGCATTGATTTTAAGTAAAGGTTTTATCTCATATAAAGAGTTAGACCGTACAGTTACAGTAAAAGGTTTAGCACAAGAAGAGGTTAAAGCTGATTTAGTTATTTGGCCAATAAAATTTATAAAAGCTTCAAATGATAATACAGAGCTTTATAAAGAGTTAGAAGATGACACAAAAAAGATTTTAGAATTTTTAAAAGGTATTGGTTTTAATGATAGTGAATTAACAGTATTAGCTCCTTCCGTAAATGATAAGTTTGCACAAAGTTATGGAGGAAGTGACAGAATTAAATTTAGATATAGTGGTTTTAATAAAGTAGTTGTATATTCTAATAATATAGATTTAGCAAGAGATGCGATGAAAAAACTTAGTAAACTTGGAAAAGAGGGAATCACTTTTTTACAAGATGATTATGATACAAGAGTTGAGTATATGTTTACAAAACTTAATGAAATTAAACCTAAAATGGTTGAAAAAGCAACACAAAGTGCTAGAGATACAGCTCTTAAGTTTGCACAAGATTCAAGTAGTAATTTAGGAAAAATAAAAAAAGCCTCACAAGGACAATTCTCAATTAGTTCAAGAGATAAAAATACAGAGCATATTAAAAGAATTAGAGTTGTTTCAACAGTTGAGTATTATTTAGTAGATTAATTTTATTCCTGACTTTAATAGTAGATATTATACCATTGTGTCACATTTTTAAATGGAGACCCAATGCAAAAACTACTATTAATTGATAATTCTATAGTTATAATAAATGTTTTAAAAGACTTATTTGCAAAAAAAAATGATTATGAAGTTTTTGTTGCAAAAAGTTTAGAAGAGGCAAAAAATTTAATGAATTTTCATAAATTTTTTGTTTCTATTTCAAATTTAGTATTGCCTGATGCTTTAAATGGGGAATTACTAAGTCTTTTGAAAGCTAACCAAATCCCAACAATTGTACTAACTTCAAAAATTGATTCTGAGACTATTTCAAAAATTAAAAGAAATGAAGTTATTGATTACATTTCTAAAGAATCAATCTATGAACTACAAAAAGCTTATCGTTTAGCAAATCTACTTTTATATATAAAAAATATGGAAGTTCTTATTGTAGATGATTCTGCCACAGTAATTTCTCAATTAAAAAATAGTTTGGAAACTTTACTTTTAAATGTAAATATTGCAAATAGTGGAAAATCTGCTTTAAAAGAGCTAGAAAAAAATCAAAAAATCTCTTTAATAATTACAGACTATCATATGGATGAAATGAATGGTTTAGAATTTATAAAAAAAGTAAGAAAAGGAAATATAAATAATACTCTTCCAATCTTAGTGATGACTTCTGATAATAGTAACGAATTAAAAGTTGATTTATATAAAAATGGAGCAACAGATTTTTTAGTAAAACCTTTATTAGTAGAGGAGTTAAAAGCTAAAATTTTTGATATTTTTTTAAATATGAAGCAGATAACAGATATTCAAAAATTTACAGAAATTATTGATAAAAATGTAATTATTTCTTCAACTGATGCAAATGGAACAATAACAAAAGTCTCAGAAGCTTTTTGTAAAATCTCTGGTTATACAAAAGAAGAACTAATTGGACAAAATCATAAAATAGTTAGACATCCAAGTATGTCTACTAAATTTTATGATGAGTTATGGAATACAATTACTTCTGGAAAAGTATGGAAAGGTGAAATTAAAAATATTTCAAAAAATAAAGAATCATATTGGGTATATGTAGTAATTGAACCAGTTTTTGATAATAAAGGTAATATCTCAGGATTTACTTCAATAAGAGAAGATATTACAGATAAGAAAAAAATTTATGAACTATCAATTACTGATGGTTTAACTTCTCTTTTTAATAGACGATATTTCAATGATAGTGCTACAGTTTATATGCAAAATTGTTTAAGAGATAATGCCTATTTCGGTTTTTTAATTTTAGATATTGATAATTTTAAAAAATATAATGATACTTACGGGCATCAAAAAGGTGATACAGTCTTAAAAAAAGTTGCCGATGCTATAAAAGAAGTCTTTAAAAGAGAAGAGGATTTAGTCTTTAGATTAGGTGGAGAAGAGTTCGGTATTTTAATTAGTGCTAAGAAAGAAGATGATATAAAACTACTTGCTGAAAAAGCTAGAAAAAGTATAGAGTCTTTAGGAATTGAGCATAAAAATAATAAACCTTATTCTGTTGTAACTGCTTCATTTGGATTAACAATTTTAAAAGATGTAAATAAGCATATTGATGAAGTTTATAGTTTAAGTGATGAATTACTATATAAAGCAAAAGAAAGAGGAAGAAATCAAGTTTTTTTTGCTCCATAAACTCTACACAAAACTATGCTAAAATTGCAAAAATATAAAATTGGAGTTTTTTTGATGCAAAATAAAAAAGTTGTATTAATTACGATAGTTGCTCTATTAGCACTATTTTTAGTTGCTGGATATGTTTATAAAAATAAGCAATCTGAAGAGTATGCAAATATTTCAAAAAGTGAAGCCTTAGTTTTCCAACGACCTTATTCTGTTGTTATTGGAAATGAAGATGCAAAAGTTCAACTTGTAGAGTTCTTTGACCCAGCTTGTGGTACTTGTGCACAATTTCATCCTTATGTAAAAGATATTATGAAAGAGAATGAAGGGAAAATCAAATTAGTATTAAGATATGCACCTTTTCATCAAAATTCAGATTATGCAGTAAAAATGCTTGAAGGTGCTAGAGAGCAAGGTTTATTTATGGAAGCTTTAGAGTTTATGTTTGCTACACAAGTTTATTGGATAAAAAATCATGTTGTAAATCCTAAACAATTATGGGCATTATTAGCAAATGTAAAAGGTTTAGATATGGAAAAATTAGCTGCTTTTATGAATAATAATAAAACAGCTGATGAGATAATCGCACAAGATTTAAAAGATGCAGAGACTTTAAAAGCTGATAAGACTCCATCATATTTTGTAAATGGGAAACCTTTACAAGAGTTTGGATTAGAGAACTTAAAAAAACTAATCAATTCTGAACTATAAAACTACTATTTCAAATACTTTATGATTCTAAATCATAAAGTATTTAGAAAACTTCTATGACTTGGCTTCTTTAACCCATTTTCAATAAATTTTAGATAATATATTTAAAAAACTATAAACTATGGATTTTTAATGATTGTAAATATTTCCCTACCAGATAATACAAAGTATGATATTACTATTGATACCTTAAAAAAACAATATTTTGACAGAAAAGTTGTTATTGTAACTAACCCTACTGTAAGCTCTTTGCATTTAGATTATTTAAAAGAAAAAATTTCAGCAAAAGAGTTATCTGTTGTAACTGTTCCAGATGGAGAACAGTATAAGAATATGGAGACTATTGAAGCTATTTTAGAACACTGCTTTGAACATAAATTAAATAGAAACTCACTTCTTATAGCTTTTGGTGGTGGAGTTATTGGTGATATGACAGGTTTTGCTGCTTCAATTTATCAAAGAGGAATTGATTTTATTCAAGTTCCAACAACTCTTCTTTCACAAGTTGATGCAAGTGTTGGTGGTAAAACAGGAGTAAATAATAAATATGGGAAAAACCTAATTGGTGCATTTCATCAACCAATTGCGGTAAATATTGACCCACATTTTTTAACTACTCTTCCTAAAAGAGAGTTTGGTGCGGGAATTGCTGAGATTGTTAAGATGGCAGTAACTTTTAATAAAGATTTCTTCCAATGGCTGGAGAAAAATAATCTAAATGATGAAAAAAATATAAAAACTGCAATTGCAAAATCTGTAGAGACTAAAGCTTGGGTTGTATCTCAAGATGAAAAAGAGAGAGGCTTAAGGGCAGCTCTTAATTATGGACACACTTTTGGGCATGTTATTGAAAATGAAACAAACTATAATACTTATTTACACGGCGAAGCTGTAGGTATTGGAATGGTTATGGCTAATGAGTTAGCTAAGAAAATTGGATATATGAGTGAAGGTGAAACTTTAAGAGTAAAACATCTATTAGAAAAATATGATATTCCAACTAGCTATAAAATAGAAGATGTAGAAGATTTTTATGAACATTTTTTCTTAGATAAAAAATCATTAGATAATAGAATTAAATTTATAGTTCCAAAGGGAATAGGGGATTGTGAAATCACAGATTTGATTTCAAAAGAGAATGTAATTGAAGTATTAAAAGGGTTTTCAAATTGAAAAATATACTAAAACTACTATTAGTAACTTTAGTTTTATCTTTTGCTTGTGCACAAGAAAAAAAGCCTGTTGCAAATAAATTAGCCGATATTGAAGCAATTGAAGAGAAAAGATTAAAAGAGATTGAAGAAGAGAAACAAAAGCAAAAGTTAGAAGAGGAAAAAAGAGCTAAGATTACTGAGATTAAAAATAAGATTGACTCTATTGATTCTGAATTAAGAAATAATATTTTATTAAAAAGATATAGTAACTACGATGCTTATAGAAGAATTTCTACAGAATTAGATGATTTAAAAGAGAGTGTAATTAAAGTAAATCCTAAAGATGAAGATAGACTTTACCAATTAAACAACAAAATAAGAATTAAAGAAAATGAGCTTGAATTAATTTCTGAATATAGAGGTTCTCCTATTGGTGCACTTATAAACCCACCAGAAATAGAGAGTTATGAATCTATTTCTAATCCTTTTGGAATTATTAATGCTCTTTCATATATTAAAAAACTTGAAAATAATAAAAAACAATTTTTATCAATTGAAGATAGAATCACTGAATTAACAAATTTACTTGATGAAAAGCTTTATGCTTATGTTGAGTTATATAATCTTGACCCAAAACCTGAATATAAAGAGGAAATAAACTTTTTAGATAAAGAGAAAAAAGATTTCCATATGGTACTTGAAATTGTATCTACAACAGAAGAGGTTTATACAAGAAAGATTGAGCAAGTTATTTTAGAGACAAAATCACAAATCTCTAATCAAGTAGAAAAGATATTTAATATCGCAATGATTATTGTTTCTTTATTTATCATTACATTTTTAATTAAACTTGCACTTAAAAAATATTTCTCACAAAATGAAAACTATTATATGACAAATAAAGTAATCAACTTCTTTGTTGTATTTTTTGTTGTGATTGTTATTTTATTCTCATATATTGACAATGTATCTTATGTAGTGACAATCTTAGGATTTGCATCTGCGGGTATTGCTATTGCTTTAAAAGATTGGTTTATGTCAATTTTTGGATGGATGGTAATTGTTACATCTGGTTCGATTCATGTAGGAGATAGAATTAAAGTTACAAGAAATGGACTTGAAGTGGTTGGAGATGTATTAGATATCTCTTTATTTAAAATCACTATTAGAGAAGATATTACTTTAACTTCATATACAACAAATAGAAGAACAGGAAGAATTTTCTTTATTCCAAATAACTATATTTTCTCTGAAATGATTGCAAACTATACTCACTCAGGACTTAGAACAGTTTGGGATGGTATTGATATTACAATTACTTTTGATTCAAACCATAAAAAAGCTCAGCATATTGCAAAAGAGATTTTAAAACACTACTCAAAAGGATATACTGATATTACAAGAAAACAGTTATCAAAAATGAGAAGTAAATATCAGCTAAGAGCAACTGGAGTTGAACCTAGAGTTTATACTTTTGTTGAATCTTACGGTATTGTAATTTCTGCTTGGTATTTAACTAACTCATATGCAGCTTTAGTTTTAAGAAGTACAATGTCTCCTGAGATACTTGAAGCCTTTATGAAAGAGGATGATATTCATATTGCATATCCTACTCAAACAGTTAATTCAAGTACTGGAACAAGAACTCCACCAATTGATTTACCGAGTATTTAATGATGCAGTTTAGTACAAATAAACAAAAAGTATATTTCAAAACTTTTGGATGTAGAACAAATGTTTTTGATACTCAAGTTATGATGAGTAGATTAAAAGATTTTGAAATTACTCAAGATGAAAAGCAAGCAGATATTGTAGTTATTAACTCTTGTACAGTTACAAATAGTGCAGACTCAACAGCAAGAGGTTATATAAACTCTTTAAACAAGTTTGAAAAACCACCAAGGGTTATTTTTACAGGTTGTGGAGTTTGGACAAAGGGTGAAAATCTATTTAAAGACAATAAAATTGATTCACTTTTTGGGCATAGTGAAAAAGAGAATATCAATGAACTTCTAAAAAAAGAAGAGAGATTCTTTGATGCTGGAGATTTAGACCATATTGATGATACTATAGTTGAAGAGTTTATTGGAAAAAGTAGGGCATTTATAAAAATACAAGAAGGCTGTGATTTTAGATGCTCTTATTGTATTATTCCTTATGTTAGAGGAGATGCTAGGTCTTACAAAGAAGATAAAATTTTAGAACAAGTTTCAACACTAGCTTCTAATGGTTTTGGAGAGTTTATTCTTACTGGAACTAATGTTGGTTCTTATGGAAAAAAACAACACACTTCTTTAGCAAAACTTCTTAAAAAAATGGCACAGATTAAAGGTGTTAGAAGAATTAGAATGGGAAGTATTGAACCTATTCAAATTGATGATGAATTTAAAGAACTTATCAATGAACCTTTTATGGCAAAGCATCTACATATTGCCTTACAACACACTTCTAAAACGATGTTAAAAATTATGAATAGAAGAAATAAAGTTTTATCAGATTTAGAACTTTTTGAATTTTTAAAAGATAATGGTTATGCTTTAGGAACAGATTTTATTGTAGGTCATCCTGGAGAAACAGAAGAGATATGGAAAGAAGCAGTTGAAAACTTACATAGATTTCCTTTAACTCATGTACATGCTTTTACTTATTCAAAAAGAGATGGAACACCAAGTGCAACAATGAGTGGGGAAGTTCATGGTAATATTGCTAAACAAAGATATAATGAATTAACTCAAATTATAAAACAGAAGAATTTAGACTTTAGACTAAATAATAAAGAGCCTTTAGATGTCTTAATTGAATCATATAAAGATGGAAAATATCATGGGCTTGATCAACACTTCAACCAAATAGAGGTTGAAAGTAATGCAGATTTAGTTGGTGATTGGATAACAATTGAAAACTACGAAGCAAAAGAAGATAAAAATGTGGCAAAATTCTAATAATAAAAAAAATAATCTACTAGATAAAAATATTAAGTTGATGGCAATTTCTGCCGTTGTTTTAATTGTACTTTTTTTATATACTTTATATAAAAGTAGTGCGCATATAGAATCAGGTTCTTACTATTTTGGAATAATCTTTTTACTATTTTTATTAGCCTTTGCAGTATTTGCAAGAATTAAACAAGATAAAATCCAAAAGTTTTTAAATAAAAATAGAAAAGAGAATGAAAATAGTTTCTCTTCTGAGTTAGAACAAGCAAAGCAGACTTCATCAAACAATGAAGTACCAGAGGCAAGTTCAATTAAAGCAGTTACTTCAAATGTAAGTTTTAATGATGTTGCAGGTATTAAAGAGGTAAAAGCTGAACTTGAAGAGATAGTTGATTTTTTAAATAAACCAAGCAAATATTTAAAACATGGAGTTAAACTTCCAAAGGGTGTTTTACTTGTAGGACCTCCAGGCGTTGGAAAAACTCTGATTGCAAGAGCAGTAGCTGGAGAAGCTGATGTTCCATTTTTTTATCAAAGTGGAGCTAGTTTTGTTCAAATTTATGTGGGAATGGGAGCAAAGAAAGTTCGTGAACTTTTTATGCAAGCTAAATTAAATGCTCCTTCAATTGTTTTTATTGATGAGATAGATGCAATTGGTAAAAAAAGAGATGGTAAAAACAATGATGAAAGAGAATCAACTTTAAATGAACTTCTAACACAAATGGATGGTTTTGAAGGAGATTCAGGAGTAATTGTTATTGCTGCTACAAATAAGATAGAAGTATTAGATGAAGCTCTTTTAAGAGCAGGAAGATTTGATAGAAGAGTATTTGTAAACTTACCTAATATTGAAGATAGAAAAAAGATTTTAGAACTATATTTAAATAAAAAACATTATGAATTCAATTTAGATAATCTAGCTCAAGAGACTTCAGGTTTCTCTTCTGCTGCACTTTCTACACTTATAAATGAAGCTTTATTAAATATGATAAAAAGAGAATCAAAAGTTGTAGAGCAAGTAGATATTGATACTGCAAAAACTAAAATTGAGTTTGGGAAAAAACAGACTCTTCTTTTAGATGAAAAGCAAAAAGAAATTCTAGCAATCTATCAAGCAAGTAAAGCCTATATCACTAAAACAAAGGTAGCTTTATTTGATGAAAAAGTACAAACTTTAGACTCTATTTATCCTTCATATAATGAGTTAATTGAAAATATAAAAAGATATCTTTGTGGTTCAATTGCAGTAGAAGTTATCAAAAATGAGAAGTATGCAATTAATTCAGAGGATTTAAAAAAGGCATATGAAATTGCTCAAAAGATGAAAGATGATTATAAGATGGTAGCTACACCTCAAAATATAATTGATGAAGTATCTAACTCTTTACGGTCAATTATTTCTCAAAATGTAAATGAAATACAGAGATTAAAAGAGCTTATTTTAAAAAATGAGGTAATTTTAGAAGATGAGATTTAAATACTTTTCAGGTTTCTCTTTAGAAAATGAAAAAGAACTTTTTGAAGAGTACTTAATCGAAAATGATTTTACTGTTGCAGGCTTCTCTTATGGTGCTATAAAAGCTTTTGAGTATGCTTTAACTACAAAAGCAAGGGTTGATTTATTACAACTTTTCTCTCCTGCTTTTTTCCAAGTTCGTGATGAGAAATTTAAACGAACACAATTAATGTATTATAAAAAAGATAAAGAAGCTTATAGTAATACTTTTTTGCAAAATGTATCTTTCCCTTCTAAAACTGATATGAAAAACTACTATAAAGAAGCAACAAGTGAAGAGTTAAATGAACTTCTTTCTTATAAATGGGATGAAAAAGATTTAGAGACTCTTTTAGCTAAAGGGACTAAAATAGAGGTTTATTTAGGACAAAAAGATAAAATCATTGATACTACAAGTGCGAAAGATTTTTTTGAAAAATTTGCAACATTATATTATATAAAAGAGAAAGGACATATTTTAAAATGAGTAAAGAAATAGCAAAAATTGGAATTATTACAACTTCAGATAGAGCAAGTAAAGGTATTTATGAAGATATTTCTGGGCGTGCAATTGAAGAGACTATGAATGATTATTTAACTTCACCTTGGGAACCTGTATATAGATGTATTGAGGATGACCAAGAAACAATAGAAAATACATTAAAAGAGCTTGTAGATACAGAAAAATGTTGTTTAGTAGTAACAACTGGTGGAACAGGACCAGCTAAAAGAGATGTAACTCCTGAAGCAACAGAAGCTGTATGTGATAGAATGATGCCAGGTTTTGGAGAACTTATGAGAGCAGAGTCTTTAAAGTTTGTACCAACTGCAATTCTTTCAAGACAAACAGCAGGTTTAAGAGGAAGTTCACTTATTATCAATCTTCCTGGAAAACCAAAATCAATAAGAGAGTGTTTAGATGCAGTTTTTCCTGCAGTTCCTTATTGTATTGATTTAATGGAAGGACCATTTTTAGAGTGTAATGAAGAGGTTATTAAACCTTTTAGACCAAAGGCAAAATAGGTCTTTCTTTTAAGTTCTTAAGTCAAGATAAAAAACTATTTTAAGAGCAATACTGTATAATTGTAAAATTTTTAGGGAGTTTTTATGAAAAAAATAGCACTTTCTGTTCTTTTTGCAATTATTGGTTTTGCTTTAAGTTCTACAGTTTTTAATTTACAACACTCATTTTTAATTGGGATTTTAGTACTTTTAGTTGCCCTTTGGACAAATGAAGGTTTACCTTTAGGTGTAGTTTCTCTTTTACCTATCATTCTTTTTCCTAGTTTTGATATTTTAAGTACAAATGAAACTGCTTCAAATTATTCAAAATCTATTATATTCCTATTTTTAGGTGGGTTTATGATAGCAATTGCAACTCAAAAAAC
This sequence is a window from Halarcobacter bivalviorum. Protein-coding genes within it:
- the mog gene encoding molybdopterin adenylyltransferase; the encoded protein is MSKEIAKIGIITTSDRASKGIYEDISGRAIEETMNDYLTSPWEPVYRCIEDDQETIENTLKELVDTEKCCLVVTTGGTGPAKRDVTPEATEAVCDRMMPGFGELMRAESLKFVPTAILSRQTAGLRGSSLIINLPGKPKSIRECLDAVFPAVPYCIDLMEGPFLECNEEVIKPFRPKAK